From a single Hippopotamus amphibius kiboko isolate mHipAmp2 chromosome X, mHipAmp2.hap2, whole genome shotgun sequence genomic region:
- the KCNE5 gene encoding potassium voltage-gated channel subfamily E regulatory beta subunit 5 has protein sequence MNCSESQRLRTLLSRLLLELHHRGNASGLGAGAGPSMGMGVVPDPFVGREVTSAKGDDAYLYILLIMIFYACLAGGLILAYTRSRKLVEAKDEPAQACAQHEWLPGGAPAAAAAAEAAAETAAGSPAEGRRQLAPAGLPAPALARATEGV, from the coding sequence ATGAACTGCAGCGAGAGCCAGCGGCTGCGGACCCTGCTGAGCCGCCTGCTGCTCGAGCTGCACCACCGGGGCAACGCCAGCGGCCTGGGCGCCGGCGCCGGCCCGAGCATGGGCATGGGGGTCGTGCCCGACCCCTTCGTGGGCCGCGAGGTGACCAGCGCCAAGGGCGACGACGCCTATCTCTACATCCTGCTCATCATGATCTTCTACGCCTGCCTGGCCGGGGGCCTCATCCTGGCCTACACCCGCTCCCGCAAGCTCGTCGAGGCCAAGGACGAGCCGGCCCAGGCTTGCGCCCAGCACGAGTGGCTCCCGGGAGGtgccccggccgccgccgccgccgccgaggccGCCGCCGAGACCGCCGCCGGCTCGCCCGCCGAGGGCCGCCGCCAGCTCGCCCCCGCCGGGCTGCCCGCCCCGGCCCTCGCCCGGGCCACCGAGGGGGTCTAG